In the Clostridium sporogenes genome, one interval contains:
- a CDS encoding helix-turn-helix domain-containing protein, whose protein sequence is MQLGEKIKYYRKKKGLTIKELSELTNLSIGFISNLERDLNSPSVSNLQQICEILGINLMEILKTTEDKEYTVLKENRNEIFSTDDKKIKFEMLTNGNKHLNAIAITIEGNTDCNDTSWGHNYDELGIVAKGTLEIQMNSQTYTLHEGDSIYVNKFTPHRYKNPCEEINVTYWISVKE, encoded by the coding sequence ATGCAGTTAGGTGAAAAAATTAAATATTACAGAAAGAAAAAAGGTCTTACTATAAAAGAATTATCAGAATTAACTAATCTATCCATAGGTTTTATAAGCAACTTGGAAAGAGATTTAAATAGTCCTTCTGTAAGTAATTTGCAACAAATTTGTGAAATTCTAGGAATAAATTTGATGGAAATATTGAAAACTACAGAGGATAAGGAATATACTGTATTAAAAGAAAATAGAAATGAAATTTTTTCTACAGATGATAAAAAAATAAAATTTGAAATGTTAACTAATGGTAATAAACACTTAAATGCCATTGCTATAACTATAGAAGGAAATACGGATTGTAATGATACTTCTTGGGGACACAACTATGACGAATTAGGGATTGTTGCAAAAGGAACTCTAGAAATTCAAATGAACTCTCAAACTTATACTCTACATGAAGGAGATAGTATTTATGTAAATAAATTCACCCCTCATAGGTATAAAAATCCTTGCGAAGAAATCAATGTAACTTATTGGATTTCTGTAAAAGAATAA
- a CDS encoding PTS sugar transporter subunit IIC translates to MVILKGTLLLLVCLSAFSLFSLKAPKGMKAMGALADAAVATFLVEAFQSYVGGDMLHIKLLKETGLAAGGMGGAAAATLVPLALGVSPVYAVLIGASCYGLGILPGFVAGYALSFIVPIIEKKVPKGLDLIVCVALVAPLARLIGNGATPVVNSTLLNIGGIITVAANESPIIMGFILGGVITVVATAPLSSMALTAMLGLKGLPMAIGALSVMGSSFMNFVLFHRLKFGDRSTTIAVAIEPLTQADVISANPIPVYITNFIGGGLAGIIVTHFGLINNATGTATPIAGLMVMYGFNDPKRVTIAAVFCALAGAFAGLLGSIVFRNYKIRTVAELRVVSEGQEIEQATA, encoded by the coding sequence TTGGTAATTTTAAAAGGGACTTTATTATTATTAGTTTGTTTGAGCGCATTTTCTTTATTTAGTTTAAAAGCGCCAAAGGGAATGAAGGCTATGGGAGCTTTAGCAGATGCAGCGGTAGCTACTTTCCTTGTAGAGGCATTTCAAAGTTATGTAGGCGGAGATATGTTACATATTAAGTTATTAAAAGAAACTGGACTAGCAGCAGGTGGAATGGGTGGAGCAGCAGCAGCTACTTTAGTTCCATTAGCATTAGGTGTTTCACCAGTATATGCTGTATTAATAGGAGCTTCATGTTATGGTTTGGGTATATTACCAGGTTTTGTAGCTGGTTATGCACTTTCTTTTATAGTTCCTATAATAGAAAAGAAAGTACCGAAAGGATTAGATTTAATTGTCTGTGTTGCGTTGGTAGCACCTTTAGCTAGATTAATAGGAAATGGGGCTACTCCAGTTGTAAATTCTACACTATTAAATATAGGTGGAATAATAACAGTAGCAGCTAACGAAAGTCCAATTATAATGGGATTTATACTAGGTGGGGTTATAACAGTAGTTGCAACAGCGCCATTAAGTTCTATGGCTTTAACAGCTATGTTAGGACTTAAAGGATTGCCAATGGCTATAGGAGCTCTTTCAGTAATGGGATCTTCTTTCATGAATTTTGTGTTATTTCATAGATTAAAATTTGGCGATAGAAGTACAACTATAGCAGTAGCAATAGAACCTTTGACACAGGCAGATGTAATTTCGGCTAATCCTATACCTGTATATATTACAAATTTTATAGGTGGTGGACTTGCAGGAATAATAGTAACTCATTTTGGATTAATAAATAATGCTACAGGAACAGCTACTCCAATAGCAGGACTTATGGTTATGTATGGATTTAATGATCCTAAAAGAGTTACAATAGCAGCTGTATTCTGTGCTTTAGCAGGAGCTTTTGCTGGATTATTAGGATCAA
- a CDS encoding aspartyl-phosphate phosphatase Spo0E family protein produces MGKVLEQTRERLNNLIEMDSILYEGEILKLSQELDKLIYKYYKQNKQELIN; encoded by the coding sequence ATGGGTAAAGTTTTAGAACAAACAAGAGAAAGATTGAATAATCTGATAGAAATGGATTCAATTCTATATGAAGGTGAAATATTGAAATTGAGTCAAGAGTTGGACAAGTTAATATATAAATATTATAAGCAAAATAAGCAAGAATTAATTAACTAA
- a CDS encoding H-type small acid-soluble spore protein translates to MESKRAKQIMDSKKYIPVYYKNTPVHIEKVDNKENIAHVKSLNTDKEIVVNVKTLSECNKLNN, encoded by the coding sequence ATGGAATCTAAGCGTGCTAAACAAATAATGGACTCTAAAAAGTATATCCCTGTTTATTATAAAAATACACCAGTTCATATAGAAAAAGTAGACAATAAGGAAAATATAGCTCATGTTAAAAGTTTAAATACAGATAAAGAAATAGTGGTTAATGTAAAGACTCTTAGTGAATGCAATAAATTAAACAACTAA
- a CDS encoding aminotransferase, whose translation MENKVNVYIKVSENGKLPSYGSLNAAGCDLYATKNMQIKPGETKVMPLNFIMAMDENLEAQIRPRSGLSLKTNLRVPNSPGTIDSDYRDTVGVILENTYNIANLTYDIVKDPSILKVLKKKYKEVSLFDYLNGKESINLDTNNLLSILNEKIYLDDKGNPYGTIYINKGERIAQMVFTKYKRANFIECENPQEIGENRGGGFGHTGVK comes from the coding sequence ATGGAAAATAAGGTTAATGTTTATATAAAGGTTTCAGAGAATGGTAAACTACCTAGTTATGGATCTTTAAATGCTGCAGGATGTGATCTATATGCTACAAAGAATATGCAGATAAAACCAGGAGAAACAAAAGTTATGCCATTAAATTTTATTATGGCTATGGATGAAAACTTGGAGGCACAAATAAGACCAAGAAGTGGATTGTCTTTAAAAACTAATTTAAGAGTTCCAAATAGTCCAGGAACTATAGATAGTGATTATAGAGATACAGTAGGGGTTATATTAGAAAATACATATAATATAGCTAATTTAACTTATGATATAGTAAAGGATCCTAGTATATTGAAAGTTCTAAAGAAAAAATATAAAGAAGTATCTTTGTTTGATTATTTAAATGGTAAAGAAAGTATAAATTTAGATACTAATAATCTTTTAAGTATATTAAATGAAAAGATATACTTAGATGATAAAGGTAATCCTTATGGAACTATATATATAAATAAAGGAGAGAGAATAGCTCAAATGGTATTTACGAAATATAAAAGAGCTAATTTTATAGAATGTGAAAATCCTCAAGAAATAGGAGAAAATAGAGGCGGAGGATTTGGACATACAGGAGTAAAATAA
- a CDS encoding LURP-one-related family protein, with translation MKFIIKQKLFSITDKYIIENEYGEKLYKAQKILMSMIKKIKIYDIEDRELVYIKEKFIKILPTYLIYMGGNHVATMKKDISILKPRFTVESIIGDYEVKGDILDLNFSIEKEGETVARVKKHFPAIRDSYEVDIKEGASKSLILAMVIIIDDVVHNTEREDDD, from the coding sequence TTGAAGTTTATAATAAAACAAAAATTATTTTCTATAACAGATAAATACATAATAGAAAATGAATATGGAGAAAAGTTGTATAAAGCACAAAAAATACTTATGTCTATGATTAAAAAAATAAAAATATATGATATAGAGGATAGAGAGTTAGTATATATTAAAGAAAAGTTCATAAAAATTTTGCCTACTTATTTAATATATATGGGCGGAAATCATGTAGCTACTATGAAAAAGGATATAAGTATATTAAAACCCAGGTTTACGGTAGAGAGTATTATAGGAGATTATGAAGTAAAAGGGGATATATTAGATCTTAATTTTAGTATAGAAAAAGAAGGAGAAACGGTAGCAAGAGTAAAAAAGCATTTCCCGGCCATAAGAGATTCCTATGAAGTAGATATTAAAGAAGGAGCTAGCAAAAGTCTTATTTTAGCAATGGTTATAATTATAGATGATGTAGTTCATAATACAGAAAGAGAAGATGATGACTAA